The genomic window TAACGCGAAAAAAAAAGAGTTAAGGTATCGAGAACGAGACTGGCAAGAGAGAATCAAATACTACAGGGTCTTGCGGGAGCTCATACAGAAATATGGCAGTGATAGCTTAGTTTATATTGACGAGACGAGTTTTGATGAGATATGTACATGTGTTTATGCTTGGGCAAAGAGAGGGAAAAAAGTTTATGGAGAGAAGCAAGGGAAGCGAGGGAAGAGAGAGAGCCTAGTGGCAGGCAGGAGGAAAAAGAAGAAGGACTTGATAGCGCCTATGCTTTTTCAAGGCAGCTTAAATGCAGAAGGATTTGAAGGGTGGCTGGAGCGATACTTAATACCGAGCTTGGAGAGGCCATCTGTTTTAATTATGGATAATGCACCAATTCATCGTAAGGGTAGGATAAAGGAGTTGGTGGAAGCTGGTGGACATGAAGTAGTTTTTCTGCCCAGGTACTCTCCAGACCTAAATGACATAGAGCATGATGTTAGTGCTCTCAAGAGGGCAAGGATGCATGCCGACATTGGAACTTCTATTGTGATGAAGTGATTCGGAACTACTGTGCTTGCTAGTGTCTCATTCTTATTTGAATTAACTACGTCTCCGAAGGAGATTGCACTGGCAGGGGTCACTGAGAAGCCCGCGCTGTATGCGTAGCATCAGCGTCGGGAGTATGTCACGCTGATCCGCTCATTACCCTAGATTCCCGACCTGTTGAAGATCCACCCAACCCAGCAGGAATCCTTTACCCTGGTTAAGGGTCAGGTTGCGAGGTTGGCCCCGTGCCCAGGAGAAACCGATATTGCCTGGCTGGCTTGCTTAGCAACTTGGCAGAAGTGCTCCACATCGGCTGCGGTGGTGTTAAAGGCCGTCACCAAGCGAATCTGGTTGTGGTCTTCCCCCAGCCAGCGGTAAAACCGAAACCCCGCCTGTTCCAGGGCCTGTAGAACCGGTTCCGGCAGCTCGATAAACAGTTCATTGGCCTGCGGGGGATGTACCCACTCTGCTCCCGGCAGGGATCCCAGCCCCTGCGCCAACTTCTGGGCCATCGCATTGGCATGGCGGGCATTGCGCAGCCATACCCCATCCGTTAGATAAGCCTGCAACTGAGCGGAGAGAAAGCGCAATTTGGAAACGAGATGCCCGGCCCGTTTACGGCGAAACTCAAAATCCCCCGCCAGTTCTGGCTGAAAAAACACCACTGCTTCCGCCGCCCAAGCACCATTTTTGGTGGCCCCAAAAGAAAGCACATCCACCCCTGCCTTCCAGGTCATCTCAGCCGGAGTACAGCCCAAACTGACCAAAGCATTGGCAAAGCGGGCCCCATCCATGTGCACCTTCAGGCCAAACTGATGGGCCAAATCCGCCAGGGATCCGAGCTGATCCAGGGAGTAGAGGGTGCCTGCTTCGGTGGCTTGGGTCAGGCTAAGAGCAGCGGGTTGCACATGATGAACCACTCCAAAACCCGCCTGGGCCAGAGCCATTTTGAAGGCGTCCCCGTCGATGCGGCCATGTTCTCCGGGGATCCCCACCAATTTCGCCCCACCCGTCAACAGTTCCGGCGCACCACATTCATCCACCTGGATGTGGGCCTGAGGATGACAATAAATCGCCCCGTAGGGAGGGGTGAGCACCGAAAGTGCCAGGGCATTGGCAGCGGATCCCGTTGTCACCGGAAACACCGCCACCTCATGCTCGAAGATCTCCGCGAAGATTCTCGGTAACCGAGCTGTGCAGTCGTCGCCTCCATAGGGCATGGCGGATCCCTGGTTGAAGGCCACCAAAGCCTCCATCACCTCGGGGCAAGCCCCTGTCACGTTGTCGCTGCAAAAATTCATAGAACCAGGATGGGATTAGGATTGTCTCATTTCACCCCAACCAGGCTGGGATCCTCTAAAGTGTCCCAAGTCGAATCTGCTTCTGTCTGAGCCGGTTCATCCCCAGACTCCAGCTTCGCGGGCACCGCTGCTGCCGGCTGAGCCATCCACCACAAACCCAAGGCTGGGCCTAATCCCAGGAGCAAACCCAACCCTGCTGGCGCAAGAATACCGGATCCCAGGCTCATCGTCAGGGCAAAGCCAAAATTGGCTCCATAAAGTACCAGCGGCCCCAACAACTCGGTACGGTTCAAAATCGGTTGTTCTTTGCCCCA from Thermostichus vulcanus str. 'Rupite' includes these protein-coding regions:
- a CDS encoding threonine aldolase family protein; translation: MNFCSDNVTGACPEVMEALVAFNQGSAMPYGGDDCTARLPRIFAEIFEHEVAVFPVTTGSAANALALSVLTPPYGAIYCHPQAHIQVDECGAPELLTGGAKLVGIPGEHGRIDGDAFKMALAQAGFGVVHHVQPAALSLTQATEAGTLYSLDQLGSLADLAHQFGLKVHMDGARFANALVSLGCTPAEMTWKAGVDVLSFGATKNGAWAAEAVVFFQPELAGDFEFRRKRAGHLVSKLRFLSAQLQAYLTDGVWLRNARHANAMAQKLAQGLGSLPGAEWVHPPQANELFIELPEPVLQALEQAGFRFYRWLGEDHNQIRLVTAFNTTAADVEHFCQVAKQASQAISVSPGHGANLAT